A region of Paenibacillus sp. 37 DNA encodes the following proteins:
- a CDS encoding DUF1904 family protein, which yields MPFIRFKGFTGPQLEEVVPQITEQMALITHIPRERMKAERHDVQALTPSPASIEILMFQRDQEIHNRIASSVQAILEEAYMPDVHIFFNILSPTLYYKKGKPLTDYRLD from the coding sequence ATGCCGTTTATTCGCTTTAAAGGATTCACAGGTCCTCAGCTAGAGGAAGTTGTACCCCAAATTACAGAGCAGATGGCCCTAATTACTCATATTCCAAGGGAGAGAATGAAGGCAGAGCGTCATGATGTACAAGCGCTAACACCTTCTCCGGCTTCTATAGAGATTCTGATGTTTCAACGTGACCAGGAGATTCATAATCGGATTGCATCGTCGGTGCAAGCTATTTTGGAAGAAGCATACATGCCAGATGTGCATATTTTCTTCAATATATTGTCACCCACTTTGTATTATAAAAAAGGCAAGCCGCTGACAGATTATCGATTGGATTGA
- a CDS encoding sporulation protein YjcZ encodes MSQVGYGCGNVGGFGGGWTSTSAILVLFILLVIITKSFWL; translated from the coding sequence ATGAGTCAAGTTGGATACGGTTGTGGCAATGTTGGTGGATTCGGCGGCGGATGGACTTCTACAAGTGCAATTCTTGTGCTTTTCATCCTGCTCGTGATCATCACAAAATCTTTCTGGCTGTAA